A window of the Megalopta genalis isolate 19385.01 chromosome 2, iyMegGena1_principal, whole genome shotgun sequence genome harbors these coding sequences:
- the LOC117220687 gene encoding activator of 90 kDa heat shock protein ATPase homolog 1: protein MAKWGEGDPRWIVEERPDATNVNNWHWTEKNACAWSQDKLKELFTNMKIEGDEVVCMVTEVEKSEGEAMANNRKGKLIFFYEWNIVLKWIFNGKSDKKIEGKINIPNLSEENDITEVDIEITLKDSTDEGEVIKHFLHTKGKDAIREKLKKYVSALKEEFAAGMILPKKDNVKENISNIISGFNAKMQMNSTVVSSNKEKSLGTKILTSTIKQQQKFQCRAEDFYNVFTKNEMVQAFTKGPVKLEPKKSGKFELFGGNIHGEFTEITPTKIVQRWRCKQWPDGHFSEVTIAISEKNDHTEVNLTQTGVPSSEEDSTKENWERYYWDAIKRTFGFGYFM from the exons ATGGCAAAGTGGGGTGAAGGTGATCCCAGGTGGATTGTTGAAGAAAGGCCTGATGCCACTAATGTCAATAACTGGCATTG GACGGAGAAAAATGCCTGTGCCTGGTCCCAGGATAAGTTGAAAGAATTATTTACCAATATGAAGATAGAAGGAGATGAag TTGTATGTATGGTAACAGAGGTAGAGAAAAGCGAGGGTGAGGCAATGGCTAACAATAGGAAAGGTAAATTAATTTTCTTCTATGAATGGAATATTGTTTTAAAATGGATATTCAATGGAAAATCTGATAAGAAGATTGAGGGTAAAATAAACATTCCAAATCTATCTGAGGAGAATGATATTACTGAAGTAGAT ATCGAAATTACTTTGAAAGATAGCACAGATGAAGGCGAAGTAATAAAACATTTTCTACACACGAAAGGAAAGGACGCTATTCgagaaaaattaaagaaatatgTCTCCGCTTTAAAAGAAG AGTTTGCAGCTGGAATGATACTACCAAAAAAAGATAATGTAAAAGAGAATATTTCAAATATCATTTCTGGATTCAATGCAAAA atgcaaatgaattccACAGTGGTGTCGTCAAATAAGGAAAAATCATTGGGAACCAAGATTTTAACATCAACAATCAAGCAGCAACAGAAGTTCCAATGTAGAGCAGAGGATTTCTATAATGTGTTCACAAAAAACGAG ATGGTTCAGGCATTCACGAAAGGACCGGTAAAATTAGAGCCGAAGAAAAGTGGAAAGTTTGAACTGTTTGGTGGTAACATTCATGGAGAATTCACTGAAATTACGCCCACAAAGATTGTGCAAAGGTGGCGTTGCAAACAATGGCCTGATGGACACTTCAGTGAAGTAACTATTGCAATCTCGGAGAAGAATGATCATACTGAAGTTAATTTAACACAAACCGGTGTTCCATCCAG TGAGGAAGATTCAACGAAAGAGAATTGGGAGAGGTACTATTGGGATGCTATAAAACGTACATTTGGATTTGGCTATTTCATGTGA